A single genomic interval of Mucilaginibacter boryungensis harbors:
- a CDS encoding DedA family protein: protein MESFWEHLHTLTDANSIISTGGFYLLLIVVYAETGLFFGFFLPGDYLLFMAGLFCATGILDVSIYLLLGGLMIAGILGNYTGYWFGYRTGPLLFNRNESIFFKKRYVVMAEAFYEKYGGMALVLGRFFPIIRTFAPIFAGVVKVDIKKFTIYNIIGSVAWVCTLTLIGFFLGLKYPGIKDYLQYIIVGLIVITAIPLVVAFARRKGFIDTEENKTNKA, encoded by the coding sequence ATGGAAAGTTTCTGGGAACATCTGCACACTTTAACCGATGCTAATTCCATCATAAGTACCGGGGGCTTTTACCTATTACTTATTGTTGTATATGCTGAAACGGGCCTCTTTTTCGGGTTTTTTTTACCCGGCGACTACCTGCTGTTTATGGCCGGCCTTTTTTGCGCGACAGGTATATTAGATGTCTCTATTTATTTATTATTAGGCGGGTTGATGATTGCGGGTATATTGGGTAATTATACCGGCTATTGGTTTGGTTACCGAACAGGCCCCTTACTGTTCAACCGCAACGAATCAATCTTCTTTAAAAAACGCTATGTGGTAATGGCAGAAGCGTTTTATGAAAAATATGGTGGCATGGCTTTGGTTTTAGGCAGATTTTTCCCCATAATCAGAACTTTTGCACCTATCTTTGCAGGTGTTGTAAAAGTGGACATTAAAAAGTTCACTATCTATAACATAATAGGGAGCGTAGCCTGGGTATGTACATTAACATTAATAGGTTTCTTCCTGGGGCTTAAATATCCCGGGATAAAAGATTACCTTCAATACATTATTGTTGGTTTAATTGTAATAACAGCTATCCCATTGGTAGTAGCATTTGCCCGAAGAAAAGGGTTTATTGATACAGAAGAAAATAAAACAAATAAGGCATAA
- a CDS encoding inorganic diphosphatase, which produces MSTQHPWHQVSPGDDIPSTVNAIIEIPKGSKAKYEIDKDSGLLKLDRILFSSVMYPANYGFIPQTYCDDKDPLDILVLCSADVYPMSMIEAKVIGVMHMVDNGEQDDKIIAVAKNDMSVNYIDDLNELPPHAMKEIVRFFQDYKALEEKNVTIEHLLGKPYAYKVIKESLELYKATFKVEQ; this is translated from the coding sequence ATGAGTACACAACACCCATGGCACCAGGTATCGCCGGGCGATGATATACCGTCAACAGTGAACGCGATTATAGAGATACCAAAAGGATCGAAAGCGAAGTATGAGATTGATAAAGATTCGGGTTTATTGAAACTGGACAGGATCCTGTTCTCGTCGGTAATGTATCCGGCCAACTACGGTTTTATCCCGCAAACCTATTGCGATGATAAGGATCCTTTAGATATATTAGTACTATGTTCTGCCGATGTTTATCCTATGAGCATGATAGAAGCCAAAGTAATTGGGGTGATGCACATGGTTGATAACGGCGAACAGGATGATAAAATTATCGCGGTAGCAAAAAACGATATGTCGGTAAACTATATCGACGATTTGAATGAATTGCCGCCGCATGCCATGAAAGAAATAGTGCGGTTTTTTCAGGATTACAAAGCGCTGGAAGAAAAGAATGTTACCATAGAGCATCTTTTAGGCAAGCCCTACGCATATAAAGTAATTAAGGAAAGTTTAGAGCTGTATAAAGCTACTTTCAAAGTTGAACAATAA
- a CDS encoding carboxypeptidase regulatory-like domain-containing protein, protein MKKKIFFISCFSLMYLISCSVNHEIVKPKSGDYQWQVTHSSQASAPVICGTVNDFDTKKPLGKNGAIKINQSVKQKTDLNGGFSFKVEPGKYAFTIVAFPYDLVTTKKIQVNLGDSVKLKVYLKPSSEPMVD, encoded by the coding sequence ATGAAAAAAAAAATTTTTTTTATAAGTTGTTTTTCTTTAATGTATTTAATTTCTTGCTCTGTTAATCATGAGATTGTGAAACCAAAGTCGGGTGATTATCAATGGCAGGTTACTCATTCCTCCCAGGCGTCCGCCCCGGTAATTTGTGGTACTGTTAATGACTTTGATACTAAAAAGCCATTAGGTAAAAATGGTGCAATAAAGATCAATCAAAGTGTAAAACAAAAAACCGATTTGAATGGGGGATTTTCGTTCAAAGTTGAACCTGGAAAATACGCTTTCACAATAGTTGCCTTCCCATATGATTTAGTAACGACAAAAAAAATACAAGTAAATCTTGGTGATTCGGTTAAGTTAAAAGTGTACCTCAAGCCTAGCAGTGAACCCATGGTTGACTAA